A genomic segment from Desulfobulbaceae bacterium encodes:
- a CDS encoding tetratricopeptide repeat protein, whose protein sequence is MRSMKRALFYFVVALFTVSCAGMSLFSGAKGEFDAGLTLFNRGVYDQAVPHFLKATELDPEFDQAYLYLGRSYLSLGRWGDAVQPLRTAYRLAPAETQKEIGSILFDALLSTAVGDLKKGEFLPAIEHLREGLALNPSSPQAKNELAGAFVGYGGALLRDGRVTDAISAFQQALGVAPGSLDAYLGLAKAFMSQGEPVKAKEAADSAIRIAPGKSRTLNDMLERIGTPR, encoded by the coding sequence ATGCGCAGCATGAAACGTGCTCTATTCTATTTTGTTGTCGCTCTGTTTACGGTCTCCTGCGCGGGGATGTCACTGTTCTCCGGCGCCAAAGGCGAGTTTGATGCAGGCCTTACCCTTTTCAACCGGGGGGTGTATGATCAGGCTGTGCCTCATTTTTTGAAGGCCACGGAACTTGATCCTGAGTTTGATCAGGCCTATCTTTATCTTGGCCGTTCGTATCTGAGCCTTGGCCGGTGGGGTGACGCCGTTCAGCCGTTACGGACCGCTTACCGCTTGGCCCCGGCAGAGACACAGAAGGAGATTGGCTCCATCCTCTTTGACGCCCTTCTGTCCACCGCGGTGGGGGATCTGAAAAAAGGTGAGTTTCTGCCTGCGATCGAGCATCTTCGCGAGGGACTTGCTCTGAACCCCTCCTCTCCTCAGGCAAAAAATGAATTGGCTGGCGCCTTTGTTGGTTATGGCGGCGCCCTTCTTCGTGATGGCCGGGTGACTGATGCCATTAGCGCTTTTCAGCAAGCTCTCGGAGTTGCGCCAGGATCTTTGGATGCCTACCTGGGTCTGGCCAAGGCATTCATGAGTCAGGGAGAGCCTGTTAAGGCCAAGGAGGCTGCTGATTCCGCCATCCGTATCGCTCCGGGAAAAAGCAGAACTTTGAACGACATGCTGGAACGAATTGGAACTCCCCGCTGA
- a CDS encoding chemotaxis response regulator protein-glutamate methylesterase: MKKIKVLIVDDSAVVRQTLTEILSSDPGIKVMAAAGDPFVAAQRLREEVPDVITLDVEMPRMDGLTFLKKIMSQHPIPVVMCSSLAGSGSETAVKAMEYGAVDIIPKPRVGTKQFLEESRILICDTVKAAAQARVRPFRPRTISVEPKLTADVVLAKPSCKSMIQTTEKIVVVGASTGGTEALRDFLEAMPADTPGIVIVQHMPENFTAAFSKRLDSLCKITVKEAEDGDTVVRGRALIGPGNRHVLLKRSGARYYVEVKDGPLVSRHRPSVDVLFRSAARYAGKNAIGVIMTGMGDDGAKGMLEMKEGGAFNFAQDEASCVVFGMPKEAIKLGGVDRVLPLESLAAAVLRESNNG, from the coding sequence ATTAAAAAGATAAAAGTGTTGATTGTCGATGACTCCGCCGTGGTCCGTCAGACCCTGACTGAGATCTTGTCGTCAGACCCTGGTATCAAAGTCATGGCGGCAGCCGGGGATCCCTTTGTCGCCGCCCAAAGGCTTCGTGAAGAAGTGCCCGATGTCATCACCCTGGATGTCGAAATGCCGAGAATGGACGGGCTTACTTTTTTAAAAAAAATCATGAGTCAGCACCCGATTCCGGTGGTGATGTGTTCCAGCCTGGCCGGCAGTGGATCCGAGACTGCCGTGAAGGCCATGGAGTATGGTGCCGTTGACATCATCCCCAAGCCTCGGGTCGGGACCAAACAGTTTCTGGAGGAATCCCGGATTCTGATCTGCGATACGGTCAAAGCGGCAGCCCAGGCCAGAGTAAGGCCTTTTAGGCCTCGGACCATCTCCGTGGAACCTAAGTTGACCGCAGATGTTGTCCTTGCCAAGCCAAGCTGCAAGTCCATGATCCAGACCACCGAGAAAATCGTGGTGGTCGGCGCTTCGACCGGCGGGACCGAGGCCCTTCGTGACTTCCTGGAGGCGATGCCGGCAGATACTCCTGGCATTGTTATTGTTCAGCACATGCCAGAAAATTTTACTGCGGCTTTCAGTAAGCGTCTGGACTCACTCTGCAAGATCACGGTTAAGGAGGCTGAAGATGGGGACACCGTAGTCCGGGGACGAGCCCTGATCGGCCCCGGTAACCGGCATGTGCTCTTAAAACGCAGCGGTGCCCGCTACTATGTTGAAGTGAAAGATGGACCACTGGTTTCAAGGCATCGTCCTTCAGTAGATGTTCTTTTTCGTTCGGCCGCCCGCTATGCCGGTAAGAACGCAATTGGTGTAATTATGACCGGCATGGGCGACGATGGAGCTAAGGGGATGTTGGAAATGAAGGAGGGCGGCGCTTTCAATTTTGCTCAGGATGAGGCGAGTTGTGTCGTTTTTGGCATGCCGAAGGAAGCCATAAAATTAGGCGGCGTTGATCGGGTGCTGCCGCTTGAATCCTTGGCAGCAGCGGTTCTGCGGGAGAGTAATAATGGATGA
- a CDS encoding chemotaxis protein CheD, with product MSTGSLSLAARFLKPGEIAFLSKPTIVTTILGSCVAIILYDPQSCLGAICHAVFPQSAGEQDLKYVDQALSRMLVYFDRRAIKHSQIVTKLFGGADMFCKGNHGVGNKNVDAALRRIEEAGLCLTASDVGGGQGRKLLFKSYTGEVFLKKFHAKDSCL from the coding sequence ATGAGTACAGGCTCCTTGTCTCTCGCCGCCAGATTCCTCAAACCCGGAGAAATAGCGTTTCTGAGCAAACCAACAATTGTCACCACCATCCTGGGCTCTTGTGTAGCCATAATTCTGTATGACCCGCAATCCTGCTTGGGGGCGATCTGCCACGCCGTATTTCCTCAAAGTGCTGGGGAGCAAGATTTAAAATATGTCGATCAAGCCCTCAGTCGCATGTTAGTATATTTTGATCGGCGGGCCATCAAGCACAGTCAGATCGTGACTAAACTCTTTGGTGGAGCCGATATGTTTTGCAAGGGCAACCATGGAGTCGGCAACAAGAACGTCGACGCTGCCCTGCGGCGTATCGAAGAGGCTGGTTTATGCCTTACCGCCTCCGATGTGGGGGGGGGGCAAGGCCGCAAGCTCTTATTTAAGTCTTACACCGGTGAAGTTTTTCTGAAAAAATTCCATGCCAAAGACTCTTGCCTATAA